Genomic window (Pseudomonas sp. L5B5):
ATCTGCTCCAGGTGCAGTTCGGCGCTGTTGATCACCCGCACCGCACTGTGCCCGTCTAGCACCGCCTGGGGGACCAGGGAACCGGCGTAGATGATTACCGGACAGCGGTGGATCAGGCGTTGGCCCTTGACGGTGATCAGTTCGGGATCGCCGGGGCCGGCGCCGATGAAGTAGACAGTCATGGCTGTGTCCTGTGAAAAAGGGGCCGGAGCAGGGCTTCAGATGAAGAATGCTCATGATCGAAGGCGGGGATTATCGGGATTCTACGGGCAAACGGCCAATGCCAGGGTCGCCTGGGGGTGCTTTTGCCGGGGGACCAGGAGTCGTGCCGGCTCCCCTTGCAGGGTTTCGGCCATGGCCAGGGCGGCGCTTTCAGCGACGCCATAGCAGCCGGTGCGCTCGAAGGCAACCTGGGACCTGTGGCTCAGGCGCGGGCTGTAGGGGGCCAGCTGGGCGCTGCTGAAACAAGTCAACCGCAGCGACAGCTGTTGTGCCAAGGCCAGCAGGCCCGGTTCATCCTGCTTCAGGTCGATGCTGGCCAGGGCCTGCACTTGCTGCAGGGCCAGGCCATTTTCTCGCAATACCTGGTCCAGCAGGGCGCGCAGGGTGCTGGCCGGGCAGCCCTTGCGGCAGCCCAGGCCGACCACCAGGGCCGGCGCTACGCCCCTGGATGTCATGCCTGATGGCCGTCCTCGCCCTTGCGCCGGAACAGCCAGGCGCTGATCAGACCCAGGGCCAGCCAGAAGGCGGCATTGGTCAACTGCGAAGCGATCTTGAACTGTGCCTCCAGTGCCTCCGGAGCCAACATCGAGTGCACTTCCGGCTGCGGTGCGCCGAGCACGTGGGGCACGGCGATAATGGCGGCGCCCAGCAATTTGAGCAGCCAATTGCCGGCGAACACGATCAAGGCAATGCCCGTGGCGGTGGAGGCTGCGGCGCCTACCCACCAGATCTGGCGTTGGGCCAGGTCGGCGGCGGCAGTGCCGGGCAGTTCAGGCGGCAAGCCCAGGGTGGGGGCCAGGCAGAAGGTCGCGTAGCCGGCCAGGCCCCAGAGCAGGCCCTGGGAGGTGCGGCTTGGGGCGCGCAGGGTGTAGAGGCCGGCCAGCATCAGGGCGAAACCGACGGCGACCACCAGGTTGCCGCCCGTGGTGGACAGCACTCGCTGCCAACCGTCTTCCGGCTCCCAGGCCTCTTCGTCATGGACGTGGCCCGCCATGGCGCCCGGAGCGTGTTCATGGACTTCCTCGGTGGCCGGGGCTTTCTCGTAGGTTTCCGCCTGGAGAATCAACGGGGCGACCCAGAAGCTCTGCAGCAGGGTCAGCAGCAAGGCGGCCAGCAGTCCGGTGAACCCTGCGGTTTGCGCAATACGCTTGATCATCGGGCAGGCCTCAGTGGCAAGGGAAGGCGGCGCTGTGGCGGGTATCGTGGGCCGCGTTGTGCACGGCCTCGATGTGCGAGAAACCGGCGAAGTACACCAGGCAGGCGCCGAGGATCGAGGCACCGATGGCGGCCACCAGGCGTTGGCTCAGGGTGGTGGTGCTGCTGGCGGAATGGCTGGTGCTGCTGATGGTCGACATGGCGCGTCCCCTTGGGTTTGTCAGCGGGAAGCGGCGCAAGAAAACCCCGCGTGACAGCCACGCAGGGTTTGCAACAGCGCCCGCCCACCGCGGGTTTGTCATTCGTGTATTGCGGGCCGGTCTCCGGGCTTGCGAGGGGCCGGCCTTTGGGCCGTGCCGGCAAGTGTCACCTTCCCATGCCCAGGGGCACAGTGGATCTGACACTTCGCTCGCTTACCGTTGCGGGGGCAGCACCGGACTGGTCACGGCTGGCAAGCGCGTGATTCACCGGTTTCCCGTTTCACCCTGTGAAGGGCACCCGTAACAAGTTGTGTAGCAAATCATGGGCAGGGGAGCGTCGTCAATTGCCGGCTGGCGTGGCCTTGGCCACACATGCGCATTGACCGCCCTGTACGCTCTGCGTAGCCTTGCGCCTTCGAGGTTCTTCGGCCAGTGGTCGAAGCTAAGACGGGAACGCGGTAGAAGCCGCGGCTGCCCCCGCAACTGTGGAGGGTTTCATTCCTGCAAGGCCACTGCCTGGCGTCCACGACGCCGGTGGGAAGGCACAGGAAATGTCAGTCCATGACTGACAAGCCCCCAGCCAGGAGACCTGCCTCGACCCAGATTCTCACTACAACCGGGCGGGGTGATCCGGTGGCGAAATCAGTACGAGCCCTGTGCCGTGCTTGTCGTCCCGCATGCCCGCCACCTTCGCCAAAGGGCATCCGATGAAAACACTGGCCAAACTTCCCGTCACCATCGTCACCGGCTTCCTGGGCTCGGGCAAGACCACATTGCTGCGGCACATGCTGGACAACGCCCAGGGGCGTCGTATCGCGGTGATCGTCAATGAATTCGGCGAACTGGGCATCGACGGCGAGATCCTCAAGCAGTGCTCCATCGGCTGCACCGAGGAAGAGGCCAGCGGCCGAGTCTACGAGCTGGCCAACGGTTGCCTGTGCTGCACCGTGCAGGAAGAGTTCTTCCCGGTGATGCGCGAGCTGGTGGCGCGCCGTGGCGACCTGGACCATATCCTCATCGAAACCAGCGGCCTGGCCTTGCCCAAGCCTCTGGTGCAAGCCTTCCAGTGGCCGGAGATCCGCAGCGCCTGCACCGTCGACGCGGTGATCACCGTGGTCGACAGCCCGGCCGTCGCCGCTGGCACCTTCGCCGCCTTCCCGGACCAGGTGGATGCCCAGCGCAAGCTCGACCCCAACCTCGACCACGAATCGCCCCTGCACGAACTGTTCGCCGACCAGCTGTCCAGCGCCGACCTGGTGATCCTCAACAAGACCGACCTGATCAGCCCCGAAGACCTGGCCAAGGTCCGCCTGGAAGTGGCCGAGGAGCTGCCGCCGGCGGTCAAGGTCATCGAAGCCAGCAGCGGTCGCCTGCCGCTGGACGTGCTGCTGGGCCTGGGTGCCGGTTCCGAGGAACACATCGACGGCCGCCACAGCCACCACGACCATCACCACGACGGCGATGACGATCACGACGACCATGACCACGACGCCTTCGACTCGATCTCCATCGAGTTGCCCGAGGCCGACGAGAGCCTGCTGCTCGATGCCCTGACCCAACTGGTGGTCAAGCACGGCATCCTGCGGGTCAAGGGTTTCGCGGCAATTCCCGGCAAGCCGATGCGCCTGCTGATCCAGGGCGTAGGCACCCGTTTCGACAAGCATTTCGACCGCAAGTGGAGCGCTGATGAAGCCCGGGCCACGCGCCTGGTACTGATCGGCCAGGAGCTGGATGCGGCCCTGCTGGAAGCGCAACTGCGCGCCGCCCTCGGCGCCTGACCCGTGCACCTGCTCAGGACCCAGCCCGGCGGATTCGTGTCGGATGACAACATTGCCGACCTTGGACAAACCCCCGCCGAGCTGGTGATCCTGTGCAGCGGCGACTCCAGCCTGGCGCTGCTGGCCGAGGCCGCGGAGCAACTGCCCGCGGACTACCCCAGCTTGCGCCTGGCCAACCCGATGCAGGTGCAGAACCACGCCTCGGTGGACCTGTATGTGGACCAGGTGCTGCAGCACGCCAAGGTCATCCTGATTTCCCTGCACGGCGGCATCGCCTACTGGCGTTATGGCGTCGAGCGGCTAGTGGAATTGTCCCAGCGCGGGGTGCAGCTGATCCTGGTGCCTGGGGACGACCGTCCGGACCCGGAGCTCAGTGGCCTGAGCACGGTATCGGTGGTCGAGCGCGATCGCCTCTGGCAGTTCCTGCGCCAGGGCGGGCGTGACAATGCATTGAATTTCTACCATTGCCTGGCCAGCGGCCTGCTGGGGCGCGATTACCCCTGGAACGAGCCGCAGGCCCTGGCGCGCACGGCGCTCTATCATCCGCACAAGAGCCAGGCCTGCCTGGCCGACTGGCAAACCGACTGGCAGCCCGGTCAGGCGGTGGCGGGCCTGCTGTTCTACCGCTCGCACTTGCAGGCGGCCAATACGGCGTTCATCGACCTGTTCTGCCAGCGGCTGCAGGCTGCGGGCCTCAACCCCTTGCCGATCGCCGTGGCCAGCCTCAAGGAACCCGACTGCCTGGCGCAGGTGGAAGACTGGCTGGAGCAAACCGGTGCCGGGGTGATCCTCAACACCACCGGGTTTGCCCAGTCCAGCCCCGAGGCTCCACACTTGCGGCCATTTCGCCGCAATGTCCCGGTGATCCAGGCCATCTGCGCCCAGGACAACGAGCCGGGCTGGCAGGCCAGCGAGCAGGGCCTGGGACCTCGGGACCTGGCCATGCACATCGCCTTGCCGGAGCTGGACGGCCGGATCATCAGCCGGCCCATCAGTTTCAAGGACCTGGCCTGGCGCAGCGAGCGCAGCCAGTCGGACGTGGTCTGCTACCGTGGCCAGCCCGAACGCATGGACTTCGTTGCCCGGCTGGCGCGCCACTGGATCGAGCTGGGGCGCCTGGACAACAGCCAGAAGCGCATCGCCCTGGTCCTGGCCAACTACCCGACTCGCGATGGACGCATCGGCAACGGCGTGGGCCTGGACACCCCGGCAGCTGCATTGAACATCCTCAAGGCCCTGCAGGCCGAGGGTTATCCGCTGCCTGGCGAGCTGCCGGCCAGCGGCACCGAGCTGATCCAGCAATTGCTCGGTGGCGTCAGCAACGACCTGGACAGCCTAGACCAGCGGCCCTGCCAGCAGAGCCTGGCCCTGGACGACTACCTGCGCCTGTTCCAGGCGTTGCCCGAGGCCAACCGCCAAGCGGTGCTGGAACGTTGGGGCAGGCCGGAGCAGGATCCGATGTTCCGCAATGGGCGACTGATGATTGCCGGCCTGCGCATGGGCCTGACCTTCATCGGCATCCAGCCGGCCCGGGGGTATCAGGTCGATCCCAGCGCGGTCTACCACGACCCGGACCTGGTGCCGCCCCATGCCTACCTGGCGTTCTACTTCTGGTTGCGCCAGGTCTATGGCGCCCATGGGGTGATCCACGTCGGCAAGCACGGCAATCTGGAGTGGCTGCCGGGCAAGGGCGTGGGGCTTTCCGAGAACTGCTGGCCGGATGCACTGCTCGGACCATTGCCGAATATCTATCCGTTCATCGTCAACGACCCGGGGGAGGGGGCCCAGGCCAAGCGTCGCACCCAGGCGGTGATCATCGATCACCTGATGCCACCCCTGACCCGTGCCGAAACCTATGGCCCGCTGCGCAACCTGGAGCTGCTGGCCGACGAATACTACGAAGCCCAGCTGCTGGACCCGCGCCGTGCCCGCGAGCTGCAACGGGACATCCTGCGCCTGGTGCGCGAAACCCAGATCGACCGCGAATTGCAGTTGGACGGGCCGCTGGAGGGCGATGCCGATGCCGCTATCTGGCTGCCACGGCTGGACACCTACCTGTGCGATCTCAAGGAGTCGCAGATCCGCGATGGCCTGCATGTGTTCGGCGAATCGCCGGAGGGCCGCTTGCGTCTCGACACGCTGCTGGCCCTGTTGCGCATTCCCCGGGGCGATGGCAAGGGCCAGCACGCCAGCCTGCTGCGGGCCCTGGCCAAGGCGTTCGAGCTGGGTTTCGATCCGCTGGACTGTGCCTTGGCCGAGCCCTGGACCGGACGCCGGCCACAGGCCTTGCAGCAGCTCAGCGACGCCCTGTGGCGTACCGCCGGTGATGTGCGCGAACGCCTGGAAATCTACGCCGGGCGCTTGATCGAGGCCGCCTTGCAAGGCCCGGTGGCGCAGCTAGAGGAACCCGGCTGGGAGTCGGTGCAGCACATCATTACCGGCCTGCGCGAGGTGGTGGCACCCCGCCTGGACGCTTGCGGGCCGGCGGAAATGCGCGGCCTGCTGGATGCCCTGGACGGGCGGTTCGTGCCGGCCGGCCCCAGCGGTGCCCCCAGTCGCGGGCGCCTGGACGTGCTGCCCACTGGCCGCAACTTCTACTCGGTGGATGTGCGCAACCTGCCCACCACCACCGCCTGGCGCATCGGTTTCCAGTCGGCCAACCTGATCCTCGAGCGCCACCTGCAGGATCACGGCGATCACCTGCTGCAACTGGGCCTGTCCGTGTGGGGCACGGCTACGATGCGTACCGGTGGCGACGACATCGCCCAGGCCATGGCCCTGATGGGCGTGCGTCCGGTCTGGGCCACCGGCAGCCAGCGGGTCGACGACTTCGAGATCCTGCCCCTGGGCCTGCTGGACCGCCCGCGGGTCGACGTGACCCTGCGCATCTCCGGGTTCTTCCGTGACGCCTTCGCCAACCTGATCCGGCTGTTCGACGCGGCGGTGCAGGCGGTGGCGGCCCTGGACGAACCGGCCGACATGAACCCCCTGGCGGCTCGGGTGCGCGCCGAGCGTGAAGCCTTGCAGGCCGCGGGCCTGGAACCTGATGAGGCCATGCGTCAGGCCGGCTGGCGGATCTTCGGCGCCAAGCCCGGGGCCTACGGCGCCGGGGTCCAGGGCGCCATCGACGGTCGGCTGTGGCAGAGCCGCGATGACCTGGCCGAGGTCTACCTGAATTGGGGCGGTTACGCCTATGGCGGCAGCGATGAAGGCACTGCCGCCCGCGAGCAGTTCGCCACGCGCCTGAGTCGCGTGCAGGCAGTGCTGCAGAACCAGGACAATCGCGAGCACGACCTGCTGGATTCCAACGACTACTACCAGTTCCAGGGCGGCATGCTGGCGGCGGTGGAGAGCCTTGGCGGCGCCAAGGCGGCCAGTTATCACGGTGATCACAGCCAGCCCGACCTGCCGAAGATCCGCACCCTCAAGGAAGAACTGAACCGAGTGATCCGCTCCCGCGCGGTCAACCCGAAATGGATCGAGGGGGTCAAGCGCCATGGCTACAAGGGCGCATTCGAGATGGCTGCGACCCTGGACAACCTGTTCGCTTTCGATGCCACCACCGAGCTGATCGATGACCACCAGTACGCCTTGCTGGCCGATGCCTACCTGCTGGACGACTCGACCCGCGAGTTCGTTCGCCAGCATAATCCCCATGCCCTGCGCGACATGACCGAGCGCCTGCTGGAGGCCCAGCAGCGTGGTCTGTGGCAAGAGCCCGGGGCGTACCGCGAGGCCCTGGAAAACCTGCTGCTGGATATAGAAGAAGATTCCTGAGGCGGCGAGTGCCGCGCATTCGATCGCGAGCAAGCTCGCTCCTGCAGGTATCGCATTGCCGTTGTAGGAGCGAGCTTGCTCGCGAAAGCGTCCTCCGGGACACCCCCGACCCGAGCGAGATCCACTGATGAGCGACACCCCACATTTCCCCTTGTCCGCCGTGGTCGGCGCCGATGACCTGAAGCTGGCCCTGTGCCTGACCGCCATCGACCCGAAGATTGGCGGCGTGCTGATCGAGGGGCCGCGCGGCATGGCCAAGTCGACCCTGGCCCGGGGGCTGGCGGATCTCCTGGCCAGCGGGCAGTTCGTCACCTTGCCTTTGGGGGCCACCGAAGAGCGCCTGGTGGGCACCCTGGACCTGGATGCAGCGTTGGGCGAAGGGCGGGCACAGTTCTCCCCGGGGGTCCTGGCCAAGGCTGACGGCGGGGTGTTGTATGTCGATGAAGTCAATCTGCTGCCCGATCACCTGGTGGACCTGCTGCTGGACGTGGCCGCGAGCGGGACCAACCTGATCGAGCGCGATGGCATTTCCCACCGGCATTCGGCGAAGTTCGTCCTGATCGGCACCATGAACCCGGAGGAGGGCGAGTTGCGTCCGCAGTTGCTCGACCGTTTCGGTCTCAACGTCGCCTTGAGCGGCCAGGTGCCGCCCCGGGAGCGCGGGCAGATCATCCGTCGGCGCCTGGATTTCGACAGCGACCCAGAGGGTTTCTGCCTGCAGTGGGCCCAGGCCCAGGCCGACCTGCGCCAGCGTTGCCGGCAGGCGCGGGAGGGCCTGGAGCGCATTGCCCTGGATGACCAGGCCCTGGCGCAGATCACCGAGCGTTGTTTCGCCGCCGGGGTCGATGGCTTGCGGGCCGACCTGGTCTGGCTGCGGGCCGCCCGGGCCCATGCCGCCTGGCGCGGGGCAGCGGCCATTGCCGAGGAGGATATCGACGCGGTGGCGGAGTTCGCCTTGCGCCACCGACGTGGTCAGCCACCTGCTGCATCGGCGCAACCGCCCCAGCCGCCAGCGCCGCAGCAGTCCGGTTCGCAGCAGGACGCCAGCGAAGGTGCGGGCCAGTGGGGCGAAATGCCCGCCCAGGCGTTGCCCACCGGCGCCCGTCGAGCAGTGCCCAACTGGCCAAAAAAGCCCTAGGCATCCGTCCCCGGCCTGACTCGGGGGCGGATGCCAAGCCCCGGGCGGGGCAACTGGACCGTGGTCGTCAGGGCCGCAGTCGGGCCGCGAACGCAGGCAGCATCGATTGGCCAGGCACCTTGCTCAAGGGGCGCCCGCGACGTTACGAGGAATTGCGCTGGCGCCTGCGCAGTCGAACGCCCCATGAGCTGTGGCTGGTGATCGTCGACGCCTCGGCGTCCACTCGCCGCCACCATGCCCTGAGCGATGCCAAGGGCCTGCTGGCGCAACTGTTCGACGACGCCTACCGGCAACGGGCGCGATTGGCCTTGCTGACCGCCAGTGGCCGGGCTCCGAGCTGGCAGGTCCAGGGCCTGAAGGCTTCCAGGGACCTGCGGCACTGGCTCGATGACCTTGGCGCCGGCGGTGGTACGCCGCTGTCCCAGGCCCTGGTCGAAGCCGGTCGATGGCTGGAGCAGCGTCAACGTCGCTTGCCGGCGGAGCAGCAGCGAGTTTTGCTGATCACCGATGGTCGCCTGAAAACCCTGCCGTCGGCGCAGGGCCTGAATTGCCCGACCCTGCTGCTGGACATCGAGCGTGGCCCGATCCGCCTGGGCCGTGCCCGGGAACTGGCCCAGCGCCTGGGCGCCGACTACCACCATATCGACCTGTAATACCTCAAGCCCTGTGGCTCGTCCCGAGCCCTGTTGCCGCTGCCGAGCGGGCGAGGCTGCGTACGGGCGCGCAGCGCCCGCAACACCAGCACCGCGTTGCACCAGGCAACCCTGGCGACTCGTGCCGAGCCGTGCGCAGCCGGCAGTAGCGGCTAAACTGCCTGCGCCATCCAAGGGAGCGATGCCATGCGGGTACTGGTGCACAACGACAAGGACGATTTTCGGGTCAAGGCCTACGCCGGGACCAACGGCGTGCTACTGGCCATGGACCTGGACGCCAGCCGACGCCAGGGCTTGCTGGGTTTCGCCATCGAGAAACAGACCGGCGACAAACCCTGGCTGTTCCTGTTCAACAGCCTGACCTTTCCCGGCAAGGCCCATACCTTTCCCCAGTACAACGCCACCCCCAGCGACCAGGCGCCGCTGCAGAAATTTCGCTGGGCCGACTACGCGGTCCACCCCGGTGCCACCCTCAACTACCGGGTGTACCTGGTCTATGGCAGCGCCGCGGCGCCGCAGCTGGGAGAGATGTTGCAGCTGGGCATCACGGCCGATAACGGCCTGCCTCCCGGGCAACGAGTAATCTTCAATCGCGCAGTGGCCGCCAGCCAGGCGTTCTCGCGCAAGTTCCCCGAGCTGGACAGCCTGCTCAGTGCCAACCGCAATCTACCGATCGAGGCCTGGCCGGATGCGCCCCGACAGTGGCTGGAGAACGGCCTCCTGGGGCAACTGCTGGGGTTTATCCAACGGGCCGTCGATGCCAATTGGTGCCTGGACATCGCCATCTACGAGTACCAGTTGCCGGCTATCGTCGAGGCGGTCAACGCGGCCTTCGATCGAGGTGCCCAGATACGCGTGCTCTACCACGCCGGCCCTGGTGATGATGACACCGCACAGAACCAGGCCAGCCTGCAGCATCTGCCCGAGGCCAACAAGCGCGGGCGGGTGACCCATGCCATCTTCCACGACAAATTCATCGTCCTCGCTCGCCTCGATGCCGCCGGCCAGCGCCAACCCGTCGCCGTGCTTTGCGGCAGCACCAACTTCACTGCCAATGGCGTCTACCGCCAGGCCAACGTGGTGCACTACCTGGATCACCCGGACATCGCCGGTCGCTACCTGCATGTCTTCGAGCAGATCTGGGCAGCGCCGACGGACGTCGGCGCCACGCGCCAGTGGCTGACCCGCGACAACCCCATGCAGCCCGGGGCGCCGCTGTTCGCCGGTTTCTCCCCGCGCAGTGGCGAGGGCGACCTCGACGAATTCGTCCGAATCATCGACGGTGCTCGCCGCGACCTGCTGTTCGTCACGGCCTTCGCCTTGCCCGACAGGATTCTCGACGCCTTGCTCGGCCAGCCCCACGACGATGTCCTGCGCTACGGCCTGCAGAACACCGCCAGCCGCATCACCGGTTTCCATGCCGACCGCACGGCCGAGTTCGCCGCCACCGCCTTGCTCAACAATGGCCTGGAAGGGTGGCTCAAGGAGGGCCTCAAGGGCCAGAAAGGCAACCTGCTGGTGCACACCAAGGCGGTGGTCACCGATTTCACCAGCGATGCCCCGGTGATCATCAGCGGCAGCCACAACCTCAGCGCCGGTGCCAGTCGCAACAACGACGAGAACTTCCTGATCATTCGTGGCGACACCGACCTGGCGGACCGCTATGGCCTGGAACTGCTGCGTTTCTATGAGCATTACCGGTTCCGCTACTTCGCCCGGCAACTGGCGCTCAAGCAGGTCCAGCCCCTGGCCACGGATGACCGCTGGAGCAACGACTACTACCTGGAAGGCGACTTGCGCCAACTGTCGCGCTTGCGTTTTTCCGGACGTTGAAGGCGCTTGCCGAACTCATGACGAGCACCCTCAGGGTGTGCTTCCACTCCCCAGGCTGACCTTGAATTCGATGGCGAACCTTGTGTATAGAAGGCGTCGCTGTCTCAACCCAAGCAAGCTACGGAGTGCAATCGATATGTGCGGGACCGACCACAACAACCAGCCCGACATCGCCAGGCTCCTCGAAGGCCTGCCCAAGAACTGGGGCAAGTGGGGGCCTGACGACGAGGTCGGCGCGCTCAACTACTTGCAGCAGGCCGAAGTGCTGCGCGGTGTTGCTGCGGTGCGCCAGGGCAAGACCTTCACCCTGCAAGTGCAGATCGGCCACCCCGGTGGCGACCCGATGTGGCCGGCGCGCAATCCCTCGATGCGCTTCAACACCCTGGACCGCAGCCACTACCAGGCCGGCAAGCAGCCATCGATGAGTGGTGGCGCCGAGTACTGCGACGATGTGATCTTCATGCAGTTGCAAGGCTCGACCCAGTACGACGCCCTGGGTCATGCCTGGTACGACAATCAGCTATGGAACGGCTACGACGCCGGGACCACGGTGGGCGGCATGGCCAAGGCCAGCGTGCTGCCGATTGCCGAGCGGGGAGTGGCGGGGCGCGCGGTGCTGATCGACATGGCTCGCCATCGGGGCAAGAAGTACCTGGGGCGTGGCGAGACCTTCGACCACCTGGACCTGATGGCCGCTGCCCGGGCCCAGGGCGTGACCATCGAGAAACGCGACATCCTGATCATCCGCACCGGTTCCATGGGGGCCTTCTACGAGTACGGCAAGACCGAGTTCTTCAAGGACCTGGTGGAGCCGGGGCTGACCTACAGCCGCGAACTGGTGGACTGGTTCAACGACCTGCAGATCCCCAACCTGGTGACCGACACCATCGCCAACGAGGTGATCACCGATCCGCGGTCAGGGGTGCAGATCCCGTTGCATTGCGCGCTGATGCGCAACCTGGGGATCGCCTTCACCGAGATCGTGCTGCTGGAGGACCTGGCCGAGGACTGCGCGGCGGATGGTCAATGGACCTTTCTCTACACCGCCGCGCCGTTGAAGATCGTCGGTGGCAGTGGGGCACCGGTCAACCCGCTGGTGATCAAGTAGCGGCGCCAGAAGGAGCAAGGCCGATACAAAGCTGGAATCCGGGTGGTCATGGGGTTACCCTGCCGCCCGTTTTCCGAGACCGACATGGACCTTCGACTCCCGTGACTGATACCCGCTCGCCAGACTGCTCTCCTTGTTCCTGCACCGATCACGACAGCGCCCATCGGGCCGTACTCGACACCCTGCGCATCATGGCCGCCCACCCCGGGGCCGATGAAGACCGGATCGTCGACCTGCTGCAGGAGGGTGGCTACTCGCCGATCGTGGCTGAAAAGCTCAATGTCTTCGTGCCTACAGCCCTGGGCTGGCCGGTGCTCAAGCGCCTGGGGGTGGAGACTTTCGGTGGCTACTTCATCGCTTATGACGACAACGATGAAGAAGTGCACATTCCGATTGCCAGCCAGGCCTACTTCATCGCTGCCTTGAAGCTGGCCTATTGCACCCTGGAGCACGGTTACAGCGAAGACTTGTCGCAGCAGGTCTATGAACGTGTCATGGGGCGCAGTGCCGAGATCAACGCCGTCAACAAGGCCCTGGCCCAGGACGTGAGCGTAGAGGGTGGCACGCTCGGGCCCTTGAAGGTGTTGCGCGTTTGCGCAAGCGACCTGCTGAGCGCTGCAGTCGACTGACACCGGGCTAGCGCCCGGGTAGGCGCGGGGTTACCCTGCTGCCCGTTTTCCACGACCGATATGGACCTTCGACCTCCCATGACCGATACCTGCCCGCCAGATTGCGCCCATTGTTCTCCCGACGTCGATCATGAAACCGCCCACCAGGCGGTGCTCGATGCCGTGAGAGTCTTGGAGGCCCACCCCGAGGCCGATGAAGACCGGATCGTCGAATTGCTGCAGGAGCGCGGCCATTCGCCAATCGTTGCCGAGAAGCTCAACGCCTTCGTGCCTGCGGCGCTGAGCTGGCCCATGCTCAAGCGCTTGGGCGTGGCGTCCTTCGTCGGACATTTCATCGCCTATGACGACAACGATGAAGAAGTGCAGATCCCGGTCTCCAGCCAGCATTACTTCACCGCTGCGCTGACCCTGGCCTACTGGACCGTCGAGCAGGGGTTCACCGACGAGTTGCCACGCGACACTTACCGGATGATCGCCGACCGCAGTGCCGAGATGGATGCGGTCAACCGGATCCTCACGGAGGGTGGCACGGTGGAAGGGGCAAGGGTCGGTCCGCTGCAGTTGCTGCGCATCAGCGCCAGCGACATGCTGGCCTAGAGACTCAACTGATGAAGATGATCTTCGAGACCAGCTCCGCGCTGTTCTTGGCCTGAAGTTTCTTCATCAGCCGGGCGCGATGCACCTCCACGGTGCGATGGGAGATGCCCAGTTTGCGCGCCACTTCCTTGCAGGTCAGGCCGTTAACGATATGCAGGGAGATCTCCCGCTCCCGAGGGGTCAAGCGGATCATCGGCGCAGGCTGGCGGTCCAGGCGCTCGAAATGCCAGACCATCAGCTCGAACGGATCCTCGGGGGTCAGGGAAAAACCGTGGGCCCGGGCCCAGAACACCTCGCCGTTGCGATGCTGCATGAAGCGCTCGTCGCTGTAGGAGTCGCTGGGACCGCTGCGCAGGCAATGTTCGCTGCGCTCGCCAATGCTCTGGTAGTCGGCGTGCGAGGGGTATAGCAGCAGGGTCAGGTGATCGCGCAGGTGTTCGCGTTCGTAGCCGAACAGGCGGACGAAGGCGCGGTTGCAATCGAGTATCCGGCGGTGCCCGGTGATCAGCTGCGCAGCGGGGGAAACCTGGAAAGCCAGGCGCTCGAGGTCCTGAAGTGGTTGGGCATGTAGGGTCATTGGGCATCCTGCCTCGGGTTCATGGGCGCCTTTCCCTGGGGGTGGGGACTACGTACTGCCGTAGGTAGTTGCCCCAACTAGCCTGGGGCAGGGCGCTGGAACATTCTATGGAATCCACGCTTCAAGGACAGAAGAAAATCACCATGA
Coding sequences:
- a CDS encoding cobalamin biosynthesis protein; the protein is MTSRGVAPALVVGLGCRKGCPASTLRALLDQVLRENGLALQQVQALASIDLKQDEPGLLALAQQLSLRLTCFSSAQLAPYSPRLSHRSQVAFERTGCYGVAESAALAMAETLQGEPARLLVPRQKHPQATLALAVCP
- a CDS encoding CbtA family protein encodes the protein MIKRIAQTAGFTGLLAALLLTLLQSFWVAPLILQAETYEKAPATEEVHEHAPGAMAGHVHDEEAWEPEDGWQRVLSTTGGNLVVAVGFALMLAGLYTLRAPSRTSQGLLWGLAGYATFCLAPTLGLPPELPGTAAADLAQRQIWWVGAAASTATGIALIVFAGNWLLKLLGAAIIAVPHVLGAPQPEVHSMLAPEALEAQFKIASQLTNAAFWLALGLISAWLFRRKGEDGHQA
- a CDS encoding CbtB domain-containing protein, coding for MSTISSTSHSASSTTTLSQRLVAAIGASILGACLVYFAGFSHIEAVHNAAHDTRHSAAFPCH
- the cobW gene encoding cobalamin biosynthesis protein CobW, yielding MKTLAKLPVTIVTGFLGSGKTTLLRHMLDNAQGRRIAVIVNEFGELGIDGEILKQCSIGCTEEEASGRVYELANGCLCCTVQEEFFPVMRELVARRGDLDHILIETSGLALPKPLVQAFQWPEIRSACTVDAVITVVDSPAVAAGTFAAFPDQVDAQRKLDPNLDHESPLHELFADQLSSADLVILNKTDLISPEDLAKVRLEVAEELPPAVKVIEASSGRLPLDVLLGLGAGSEEHIDGRHSHHDHHHDGDDDHDDHDHDAFDSISIELPEADESLLLDALTQLVVKHGILRVKGFAAIPGKPMRLLIQGVGTRFDKHFDRKWSADEARATRLVLIGQELDAALLEAQLRAALGA
- the cobN gene encoding cobaltochelatase subunit CobN yields the protein MHLLRTQPGGFVSDDNIADLGQTPAELVILCSGDSSLALLAEAAEQLPADYPSLRLANPMQVQNHASVDLYVDQVLQHAKVILISLHGGIAYWRYGVERLVELSQRGVQLILVPGDDRPDPELSGLSTVSVVERDRLWQFLRQGGRDNALNFYHCLASGLLGRDYPWNEPQALARTALYHPHKSQACLADWQTDWQPGQAVAGLLFYRSHLQAANTAFIDLFCQRLQAAGLNPLPIAVASLKEPDCLAQVEDWLEQTGAGVILNTTGFAQSSPEAPHLRPFRRNVPVIQAICAQDNEPGWQASEQGLGPRDLAMHIALPELDGRIISRPISFKDLAWRSERSQSDVVCYRGQPERMDFVARLARHWIELGRLDNSQKRIALVLANYPTRDGRIGNGVGLDTPAAALNILKALQAEGYPLPGELPASGTELIQQLLGGVSNDLDSLDQRPCQQSLALDDYLRLFQALPEANRQAVLERWGRPEQDPMFRNGRLMIAGLRMGLTFIGIQPARGYQVDPSAVYHDPDLVPPHAYLAFYFWLRQVYGAHGVIHVGKHGNLEWLPGKGVGLSENCWPDALLGPLPNIYPFIVNDPGEGAQAKRRTQAVIIDHLMPPLTRAETYGPLRNLELLADEYYEAQLLDPRRARELQRDILRLVRETQIDRELQLDGPLEGDADAAIWLPRLDTYLCDLKESQIRDGLHVFGESPEGRLRLDTLLALLRIPRGDGKGQHASLLRALAKAFELGFDPLDCALAEPWTGRRPQALQQLSDALWRTAGDVRERLEIYAGRLIEAALQGPVAQLEEPGWESVQHIITGLREVVAPRLDACGPAEMRGLLDALDGRFVPAGPSGAPSRGRLDVLPTGRNFYSVDVRNLPTTTAWRIGFQSANLILERHLQDHGDHLLQLGLSVWGTATMRTGGDDIAQAMALMGVRPVWATGSQRVDDFEILPLGLLDRPRVDVTLRISGFFRDAFANLIRLFDAAVQAVAALDEPADMNPLAARVRAEREALQAAGLEPDEAMRQAGWRIFGAKPGAYGAGVQGAIDGRLWQSRDDLAEVYLNWGGYAYGGSDEGTAAREQFATRLSRVQAVLQNQDNREHDLLDSNDYYQFQGGMLAAVESLGGAKAASYHGDHSQPDLPKIRTLKEELNRVIRSRAVNPKWIEGVKRHGYKGAFEMAATLDNLFAFDATTELIDDHQYALLADAYLLDDSTREFVRQHNPHALRDMTERLLEAQQRGLWQEPGAYREALENLLLDIEEDS